The proteins below are encoded in one region of Gemmatimonadaceae bacterium:
- the ftsE gene encoding cell division ATP-binding protein FtsE, with the protein MIRFDRVSKVYPRAVAGSSALRNVTFRIAKGEFVFLTGPSGAGKSTILKLLYMEERPSSGEVRVSGYSSTAIKRRDVAQLRRRLGIVFQDFGLLEDRTAEGNVAFALEVIGAPRASIGGRVARVLTQVGLSSKATAYPKELSGGEQQRVAFARALVNDPFVLVADEPTGNLDDRASRGIFQLLREINASGTAVIMATHDLDLVRSSDYRCIELNHGELVFDSAETPKVELEVE; encoded by the coding sequence GATGATCCGCTTCGATCGAGTCTCGAAGGTCTATCCCCGTGCCGTCGCGGGAAGTTCGGCGTTGCGAAACGTCACCTTCCGCATCGCCAAAGGCGAGTTCGTGTTCCTCACGGGCCCGAGCGGCGCCGGGAAGAGCACGATCCTCAAGCTCCTCTATATGGAAGAGCGGCCCTCCTCCGGCGAAGTCCGGGTGAGCGGCTACAGCTCGACCGCCATCAAGCGACGCGACGTCGCCCAGCTTCGCCGTCGCCTCGGCATCGTCTTCCAGGACTTTGGGCTGCTCGAGGACCGGACGGCTGAGGGCAACGTCGCGTTCGCGCTCGAGGTGATCGGCGCGCCGCGCGCGTCGATCGGGGGTCGAGTGGCGCGCGTGCTGACGCAAGTCGGTCTGTCGTCCAAGGCCACGGCGTATCCCAAAGAACTGTCGGGCGGCGAGCAGCAGCGCGTCGCGTTCGCTCGCGCGCTGGTCAACGACCCCTTCGTCCTCGTTGCCGACGAGCCCACCGGCAACCTCGACGACCGCGCGAGCCGCGGAATCTTCCAACTGCTGCGCGAGATCAACGCGTCCGGCACCGCCGTGATCATGGCGACGCATGATCTCGACTTGGTGAGATCCAGCGACTACCGCTGCATCGAGCTGAATCACGGCGAGCTCGTATTCGATTCGGCCGAAACGCCGAAAGTCGAGCTGGAAGTCGAGTGA